Sequence from the Triticum aestivum cultivar Chinese Spring unplaced genomic scaffold, IWGSC CS RefSeq v2.1 scaffold128130, whole genome shotgun sequence genome:
AAATTCAAAGTATATGATCTGCGCAAAGAGGATGAAGAGCAAAAAAGAGATGAAAAAAGAAATAGTGTGCTTGAAGAAACCATATACATATTCTGTCAAAGAGACGTATGTGGATatgaaagagagaaagaaaaaaagaagtaTCCATAATATGCTTTGTATCTACACACCGTGAGTGTTAAGAGATCCCCGGCGAGCACCGTTGTGGCTCCAGCCTTGTAGCTATCAATTGACGCCACAAGCTTGTCAAGGACAGccgtgcagaagtcgaatgagccAATCTGTTCAGGGTCTTCCAGAATGTGGTAGTAATCTGGACTAGCAGCCCCATGGCTTGAAGGGCAGAGGAGCACGGTGAGCGCATACATTGTGAAAATCCTTTTGAATGAATCTCCATCTAGCCTAGGTTGTATCAAGTTATCCAGCTCGTTTATGGTTGGGTAGTTTCCTTTGCATTTTGTCTGTTGAGCAATCAGTGATCTAAGTGCTGGGTTTTGCTTCTTCTCTATGGTTCTGCCGCCAAGTGGTATCCCCAGGACCTGGTGTATGCAGTAGGGTGTGATTGTGAACTTGAACCCATTGGGGAGTTCAATAGCCCTTGAGGGTACATCAAAGTTTGATGCCAGATAATGAACGACACCGCGCGGCAGAGTATCACATTTTAGGTCAAGCAGATGATCCAGGCCCATGCTACGTGCAAGCTGCCTTTGATCTAGAGTTACACGCTGCGCCGTCGCCATGAATTTCCGTAGTGAGAGCTTTGTTGCAAAATCCTGTAAACAATCATTTATTAAGAAAAAAAATCAGCGAGTGCAAGGAATATAAAACATTTCTGCAGTGAAGAAAGTGATCAATTGAGATAAATTATGTAAATGCAAAAATTAAAAGGAACTCACTGCTCTT
This genomic interval carries:
- the LOC123178004 gene encoding uncharacterized protein gives rise to the protein MAEQARADFATKLSLRKFMATAQRVTLDQRQLARSMGLDHLLDLKCDTLPRGVVHYLASNFDVPSRAIELPNGFKFTITPYCIHQVLGIPLGGRTIEKKQNPALRSLIAQQTKCKGNYPTINELDNLIQPRLDGDSFKRIFTMYALTVLLCPSSHGAASPDYYHILEDPEQIGSFDFCTAVLDKLVASIDSYKAGATTVLAGDLLTLTIIYFEFLDTDIMPVTSKRPRISLWTSEIVAEYERRDCTSSDK